In bacterium, the genomic window CGAAGCGATTAAGTATCTTAAGACCAGTAGACAAACAATTATTAAGCTGGTTAAAGAAGGTCGGTTGAAAGGGAATAAATTCGGCAGAAACTACCGCTTTCTTAAAGAGGACTTGGATAGATTTATCAGGGGTGAGACTGAACCCCTAAAGGCAGCATCAAGATAACGGGAATGGAGAAACCATATGCCAGATCAGGCAAATTACTTTGACAAGTACCTTGAGGCTCAATTCACTCAGATCAATACTTCAATGCAGAACATCAGTAATTCGGTGAATGACCTAAAGGGCCAATTTACAGATTTGAAAGGCCAATTTACGGACTTAAAGAACCAATTTTCAGACCTTCAGAAAGAGGTTAAAGAAGATAGCAAGTCTACTCGTCATTGGATTCTGGGAAGTGCAATTACCTTCTTTGTAGGCTTCATTGCTGCGGCTATCGCCATATTCTTTGGCTTTGCACAGCTTCAAACTTCCTGGATTCAGACCGTCATTTCTTTTGTCGGTAAGGCAGTCGTGAAATAAGAACGGGCCGGTGAGTGCTTCAGACACT contains:
- a CDS encoding helix-turn-helix domain-containing protein, whose protein sequence is MAQDEVLTTTEAIKYLKTSRQTIIKLVKEGRLKGNKFGRNYRFLKEDLDRFIRGETEPLKAASR